GCAAACGCATTTTGCTACGGTTGTAGAAGCACAGCAAACCCAGGGCTATGCGACGGTTCAGACCGCGGGTGGTGGAATGATACGAACGAGCCCGAACGCCAACTCTCCCACCGGTGCCGTTGCGCTCGGTGCGGCCACTTACGGGCGCATAGAGCATtctcatccgcatccgcaccGTACTACACCGACACACGTGCCACAGTTTATGGGTGCCGGTACGGCGGGACCCGGAGCAGCCGGTATGCAGCTGGCTGCTGCCCTGCAAGCGGGCAGTCCCGGTGCGGGAGTCCCCGCATCGCTTCTTTCGCCCGtggcgcagcaacagcagcagcagcagcagctaaatcAGCGGCATTCCAGCGAATTTGTGTCCAGTTCCGGGCCAAGAACGACCTTCGCGACGGCTGTCACACTGCCGACGACGAGTCCCCACCATCAGCTGGCCGTCATCGCAGCAAACGATTCCCTGAAAGTGGTCACCTCGGCAGCGATGTACGGTGCACCGATCGATGTACCGCTCGAAACGGAGTTCACGATTCCGAAGGTGGAAGAAACAAATGCCCGGcatgatcatcagcatcagctgcaacagcatcaccagcaacagcaacagcaacagcagcaacagcagcaacagcaacaacagcaacaacagcagcagcaacaactgtcGCTTCCATTAGACCGCCAAAGCATGGACAACAGTGCCTGCAGCAAGCGTGTGCCCGGGCGCCATGGGTCGGACACTGAGTCTGAACCGCTCGAAGAGGTGCTGCAGATAGACCCGATGGCAACGGTGGATCTGAATTCCGGTGGACGGAAATCGGACTTACCCGATTGTGCTGCGAAGGTTGTCGAGCGGCACGATGCGGAACTgtcgtcctcctcttcgctcTCGGCCACCGACCAGGGTCCATCGGTGGGGGGCCAACAGGAGCAATCGTTGGCATCGAAGCGTCCGGTGAAGCACGTTCGCTTCTCGGAGCCGCTGGATGAAAATTCGTTCGACGGTGTATCGGCGGTCGGACGACCACGGGGCACCGTTTCACCGCATCCGCTCGGTATGGCTGGAGGCGGGGTTGGTGTCGGCGCCGGTCACGATGGTAACaatgaggaggacgacgagatGGATCACCTTTCACTGATGGACAATCTGCCACCCGTCGAGAGCCTGCTGGTGGAGATGGACGAACccctcgacgatgatgacgacgaggaggatgacgacgatgatgaggaagaggatggtgtggatgatgatgatgatgacgatggcgattaTGTTTACGGATCCAACAAACCGGGGAAGCGGACGCGCAAACGACGTGCGTCAGGGGCTGGCGTCGGCGGGCGAATGAGCGCGGGAGCAGTGGGcccaggtggtggtgttggaagACCCGCACGacggacgaaggacgaagaatCGATCGAACTGGAGCTGGAACCGCTCGTTCCGGTCGAGGTGGAGATGGGTGAGGGTGGCGATAAGGTGGATGATCGGTTGCTCCCACCGGTCGCCCTCATCTGTCGCGTGTGCCTGTGCGAGGAGGGTACCGGTGAGGAGGGGCGCCAGTTCGAGTCCCTCTACTGTACGATAGTGCCCGAGTTTCAATCGCGCAGTCTCTACTCGATCCTGGTCGCCGTTTgccatccgctgctgctgggcagcAATGCCGGCATGCCGGACCAGATCTGTGGTTCGTGCAAGACCAAGCTGCTGGCCGCCTACGAGCTGCACGATACCTGCCTGCGGAACGATGAGATGCTGCGTCGCAAATATCAGCACAAGCCGCAGTTCGCGGCCGGTGCCCGGCGCATCAAGCGCGAGGCGCTCGATAATGGAAATGGTGAGCAGGATGGTGGTTACGAACATGACGAGCTCGATTTGCGTTACTATGGAGGTAAGCAGAGCCTACCCTGTAtcctgtgttgtgttgcaaaATATGTCCTTTTTCCACCGGATTGTCTATGCCCTGGTTCCTCCCCGAAAATGACctgtttttgccattttgtgcgcTTATTCTAATTTTGACGGCTATAGGCGTGACAAGAGTAGGGCGGTTCGACATATGGGGCCGTAAATTAGAAAAGCTCCAGCACGGAAACAGCAGTCCAAACATACTGGTTGCCGAGACGGCTCCACTCGATTTAATTTTTCACTCAGTTTTTTTTACCACAACAATCGTAAAATGGGTTTGCGACAGATCACGTGCATCTGTTTCGTGGCTGAAATGCTAATGCTCTCATTCCCGAATAACTGACCCTGTTTACGCACGGAAATGGGAATCTCGGTGCGCTGTGCTGTGACAATTTCCAGGAAAGGTGCTTCCATCAGTTATGTGTGCGCTTGTGATTGATATAtgtttccatcgatcgataattAGTTTTAGAGTtgttggctcgctcgctctcggcagcctccgtgtgtgcgtgtgtgtgtgtgtgtttggatggATTCGACAGAGGTGACAGACAGGGCGAATCCATTGCGTTCTCCCTCTGCCCTACGTCGACTTGTTTTTGTATgaatttgtttctttccaGGTCAAGTTTGTTTGGGTTTCTCTGAGTTTGGTGGGGGCGGTTGAACTGCAAGTAGGTCATTTTTTACATCCGATAGTCGATGTTATTCGGTGTATTTTGTCGCCATTTTTTATTTGCCATTTCCGAGTAAAGGGAAATGATGGTTGCGCTGGTTTGTTTACATGGATGGTGGTCGCCGGGTAAGGAGCAGACTGTTGAAGTTTGTCGATTTTGACTTTGACATTGCAAATCATAGTAAACACGGAACGCGGTTGATTTTTGTATCCGGAGcgtttgaattgaaatgataTGATGTGAATGTTTGAGATGCAGTACGCATACGGTCTACTCTAATCTGGCTTCTCTGTTGTATTAAATTTTAGGTGGTAAACGTGCAGCACAGTTGAAGGAACAGGATGGTTACCTGTATGGAAAACAGTATCCGTTACATGCCGCCGTCATGGGTCGTACGTTACAGCCCGCCGAAAGAGCAACAGCGTCCTACAATCAGCAAGGGGCCGGTCGTTGGGGTAAGAGCAACAATCAGCTCAAGATCCAGCACATCTCCAATGGACCGGACGCGTTGCGCCAATTGAAGAACAACAAcggcactggtgctggtggtcagcAACGCATGGCggaaggtggtgctgctggcaagCAGTCTGCCACCTTCTTCGACTACAATTCCTTCCACCGGGTGTTGCCGAACGGGAGTCACCAGTGTACCAAGTGTTTGCGCGAATTTAAGTATCGCAGCTACTACAAGAATCATTTCATCAGCCAGCACGATCCGAGCAAGCCGTTCAAGTGTCGCAAGTGCCACTACACCTTCCGTAACGAGCGTTGGCTGAGCGTGCACATGCGTTCGCATGTCGGCCCGGACGCATACAGTTCACTCACGGACGCGATCACTgacggcagtggcggtggagaTGCGCTGAATGCTGGTACCGGTGGGGCGGACGGTGAGTTTGCCTGCACCCGGTGTGACAAGGCGTTCCCCATCTTTGTGCTGCTGAAGCGGCACGTCATGGAAGCGCACATGGACCCACAAAACCGTGGTCTTGAGTGTCCGCACTGTTTGTTGGTGTTCGATCAGCAGACCACCTTCCTACGCCATTTGCAGAAGCATCGCAAGGACAAGCTGGACCAGTCTGGTGCGGAATTGGCGGTGAAAGATGAAACCACCGGTGCCAGTCCCGATCTGCGATgcaacatttgcaacattCGCTTCCCAAGCCGTGCAATCTACATGAACCATATGACACGGAAGCACGTTCTGGCGACTCCATCGACGGCTGCCGAAGATGCCGACGCACAGTTGCGCCAGTGCACTGTTTGCAATCTTCGCTTCGCGAGTCGTGCATTGTACGCAGAGCATTTGTTGCAAAAGCATGGCCTAAAGGCACTGGCAGACGAtgcggatggtggtgatggcgaggGAACGAGCGATGCGCCGGAGCGAGAATACGCGTGTACCGTGTGTTCTGCATCGTTTGCGCGCGAAAGTGGCCTGAATGGGCACATGCGAGAGAAGCATCCGGAGGTATTGATCGAAATGCACAGCGAGCTTGCTTACGTTTGTCGCGTGTGTTCCGTGGAGTTTGCCGACCGGGAGGAGCTACAGAAACACGCAGATACACACACGGAAGCCGAACGCTCGGAAGCTGCGGCTGCAATTGCTGCCGAGCGAAACGATTGTGAAGGTGATGGTAACGCAAAGGAAACCAAGGAAGGTTTGCAATCAGCAGAGCAAGAGCCACATCGTCGTAACGATGGTGACGCTGaggtagatgatgatggtggatcaACGGAGGATGCAGTTTCGCCCAATGAGATAAAATCGGAAAAGGACATGGAAGAAAGGAGGCCAGGGTCAGAACAAGGGACCATGGAAAGCACTGGAACCAAAatgaaagaggaggaggatcccAGCGAGCATAATCAGCAACCAACGTCACCCGTTGACGGTtcggagaagaagcaggaatCATCACAGAATACAACCGAAGCCTACTTGCCCGACGGGTTTTCGCTGGTTTACAAATGCAAACTTTGCCCGTGCCGATACGAGCAGAAGGATCTGTTGCACGCACACATGGAAAAGCATCTGACGGCAATGAAAAGCGAGGACGGTTCTGGTCAAGCTgctgacgaggacgatgacgaagaggaTGATACTGTTGGcgaagacgaggaggaagacgacTTCGACGAGTCGCAAcagtcacaacaacaacagaagcaacagcaacaccagcagcagcagcaatcttcGCTTGGTGATAGCGAAAGCGCTGCCAGTGGACGGCAGCGATTGCGCCAAGGAAACGGCAGCACcgtggatgacgatgaggaaggtgcagaaggtggagaaggcgaagaaggaaaggaggacGGAGGTGATACGATCGATCCGGAGGAAGTGTCCTTCAATCCCGAATCCGGCGAGCAGATGTTCGTGTGCAAGGTCTGCGGCAAGGTAGTCGGTACGGAGTCCCAGTTCCGGCGCCACAAGCGCGTCCACTCGACCGAGGGTCGGCCATTCGAGTGCCACATCTGCTTCTATCGGTTCGCGATGAAGTACAGCTACACGGCGCACATGCTGCGCCATGAGATGGGCTGCGATCCGACGCAGCCGACCCGGTACCGGTGCTCCAAGTGCTCGGAATCGTTCACACGCCGCAAGCTACTCAATCAGCACGTGATCAGTGCGCACGGTGGCCGACGCGTCAAGTCATTGGGAGCGggtggcactggtggtggtcgctggcCAACGGTATCCCTGGGTAATAGTGGCAACTTGAGCATGCCCGGTGTCGGTCCGGACGGTACTGTGGGCGggggcagt
This sequence is a window from Anopheles darlingi chromosome 3, idAnoDarlMG_H_01, whole genome shotgun sequence. Protein-coding genes within it:
- the LOC125956394 gene encoding uncharacterized protein LOC125956394, with protein sequence MHPEDVKSKAFVLEPVQDTGFGTGQQQLPQQYLSHQQQQQLYQQAAAFQQEQQQQHLHPQQTLYHHQQQQQQQQHYHQQQQQQQQQQQQQQHYQQQHFVRQTTACMSVPEAKYSSATLRNQQQMEWGDSLATVTTDRVGVVVGVVGGGASLAATSPMDLGVSHSHHHQQQQDSGGGGGSGGGAVAGAAGNAFVHGTLPFVGSAGGGATAGGVLVGTEQRRSTVVHGVPHMVVISNTAQYATRGGGGGGGAGAGNDASSGASSSGYFHDQLTGYGAQPGAGQQTHFATVVEAQQTQGYATVQTAGGGMIRTSPNANSPTGAVALGAATYGRIEHSHPHPHRTTPTHVPQFMGAGTAGPGAAGMQLAAALQAGSPGAGVPASLLSPVAQQQQQQQQLNQRHSSEFVSSSGPRTTFATAVTLPTTSPHHQLAVIAANDSLKVVTSAAMYGAPIDVPLETEFTIPKVEETNARHDHQHQLQQHHQQQQQQQQQQQQQQQQQQQQQQQLSLPLDRQSMDNSACSKRVPGRHGSDTESEPLEEVLQIDPMATVDLNSGGRKSDLPDCAAKVVERHDAELSSSSSLSATDQGPSVGGQQEQSLASKRPVKHVRFSEPLDENSFDGVSAVGRPRGTVSPHPLGMAGGGVGVGAGHDGNNEEDDEMDHLSLMDNLPPVESLLVEMDEPLDDDDDEEDDDDDEEEDGVDDDDDDDGDYVYGSNKPGKRTRKRRASGAGVGGRMSAGAVGPGGGVGRPARRTKDEESIELELEPLVPVEVEMGEGGDKVDDRLLPPVALICRVCLCEEGTGEEGRQFESLYCTIVPEFQSRSLYSILVAVCHPLLLGSNAGMPDQICGSCKTKLLAAYELHDTCLRNDEMLRRKYQHKPQFAAGARRIKREALDNGNGEQDGGYEHDELDLRYYGGGKRAAQLKEQDGYLYGKQYPLHAAVMGRTLQPAERATASYNQQGAGRWGKSNNQLKIQHISNGPDALRQLKNNNGTGAGGQQRMAEGGAAGKQSATFFDYNSFHRVLPNGSHQCTKCLREFKYRSYYKNHFISQHDPSKPFKCRKCHYTFRNERWLSVHMRSHVGPDAYSSLTDAITDGSGGGDALNAGTGGADGEFACTRCDKAFPIFVLLKRHVMEAHMDPQNRGLECPHCLLVFDQQTTFLRHLQKHRKDKLDQSGAELAVKDETTGASPDLRCNICNIRFPSRAIYMNHMTRKHVLATPSTAAEDADAQLRQCTVCNLRFASRALYAEHLLQKHGLKALADDADGGDGEGTSDAPEREYACTVCSASFARESGLNGHMREKHPEVLIEMHSELAYVCRVCSVEFADREELQKHADTHTEAERSEAAAAIAAERNDCEGDGNAKETKEGLQSAEQEPHRRNDGDAEVDDDGGSTEDAVSPNEIKSEKDMEERRPGSEQGTMESTGTKMKEEEDPSEHNQQPTSPVDGSEKKQESSQNTTEAYLPDGFSLVYKCKLCPCRYEQKDLLHAHMEKHLTAMKSEDGSGQAADEDDDEEDDTVGEDEEEDDFDESQQSQQQQKQQQHQQQQQSSLGDSESAASGRQRLRQGNGSTVDDDEEGAEGGEGEEGKEDGGDTIDPEEVSFNPESGEQMFVCKVCGKVVGTESQFRRHKRVHSTEGRPFECHICFYRFAMKYSYTAHMLRHEMGCDPTQPTRYRCSKCSESFTRRKLLNQHVISAHGGRRVKSLGAGGTGGGRWPTVSLGNSGNLSMPGVGPDGTVGGGSGSSSSRGSHTCPICSETFTRESVLNGHMKTHTLEAAQMAHSEVCYLCRVCSSEFETRELYEAHAAEAHPGTTTEMMESGEFSLNSTGQLLVGEDGQILQNDTTTNSVTPVSADVSGVDDSDGLLRTFAMGGNGGGCTMIYKCKLCSGRFVKKKSLDWHLKTHRSIVQQGDGVATLPDLGPDVEQSKIFKCPVCPQMFDSEVIYSEHARTHQRGRPARAAVNALVGSAYGYAPPPAKRKRSSGGAIIQCHLCKKTFTYRSQLHQHTVLHHQPGKPYECKTCHYSFVHELNLKRHELTHLNDPKPEPKPERNPNSQEAQDRDDQQLDGEEDNSHLLQPLVLMDGPEDESNGQDAGGGTSGRVGEEDQENENGGDGSSIRSPGNADDLRQWRTKKIKCVICAATFTHQNQLVTHLQTHIERINDARKRSAPPIVMPPDSGYTPNDRQCKLCHKVFKFSCLLKQHHQLHHAREKPFECRTCHYRFEYKGHLARHRANHHPNEAKDLDDTTMVGGFATSTPTRSSPGPGRRSAASAAAAAAASAAAALMLDDSTTAVPRYGGLVTDEVIIAPTTTSSSSRSESGVPTHQCPMCSLKFIKARSLAMHMRIHLGGRKLRRVIPADAAPTVGLTGGSFTGAGGVEQRESLVCRICSGAFPTTHELKTHMMTHMGGEAMDLEVPFGISAFNMLHEDMFNDSLDHHGTGGPSSGAGTGGGGTTGVGGAGQNIAGTDERSSSVGGEGSSTRAAGDGRSSDGDYHQEGDDASGGADPLYDGSNLELVLEDNIFDKDFSMRYQQQQQLQQQQQQQQQQQQQQPLQQQQRRMRNHNVTGDDDDDRGAAEEDDDEDEDNDDEVTDGNDEDDDDATGAGATSGAAEQSSPSLSSSFRRSMNPTRASPQTSGRLRQTQRTTTMGRPPGSASSSKSKIQCELCKKEFLYPCNLNQHKQLHHSKEKPHECRVCHYRFEYSGHLQRHIRQQHEDLAEELLEPVEPVSFDCNFCGESYDTRALLTAHVQAQHKGEKPFQCDQCPASFSYKKSYETHREEHHLKTNNGAFRCNFCKKTFNSAQKVDNHVCIQ